The Candidatus Binatia bacterium nucleotide sequence GGGCGATCCTGGGACTCACCCGGGGGGTCCGCAGGGAGCACCTGGTGAGGGCCACGCTCGAAGCTCTGGCCTACCAGACCCGCGACGTGGTCGACACGATGGTCGCGGAGTCCGGGCGCGCGCTCGCGGGGCTGCGCGTGGACGGTGGTGCGGCGGCGAACGACTTCCTCATGCAGTTCCAGGCGGACATCCTCGGAGTCACGGTGGACCGGCCACGGCTCGTCGAGACGACCGCGCTCGGCGCCGCTCTTCTCGCCGGCGTCGGCACGGGGCTCTGGAAGCCCGGCGAGGCCGAACGCCTCCGGAAACGCGACCGCCTCTTTCGTCCCCGGCTGCGACCCGAGGTCCGCGAGAACCTTTACGAGGGCTGGCGGCGCGCGGTGTCAGCCGTGCGGGCCCACGCCCACCACGGCTAGGGCGGTTGCGGGACCGCGGGCCGGGGTATAGACTCTCCGCCCGACGGCCATGAAGGAAGGAATCCACCCCAAGTACGAGCCCGCGCGGATCGTCTGCGCGTGCGGGAACGTGATCGAGACCCGCTCGACCGTTCCGACGATCCACGTGGAGATTTGCTCGAACTGCCACCCGTTCTACACGGGCAAGCAGAAGCTCGTGGACACGGCCGGCCGGGTCGAGCGTTTCCGGCGAAAATACGGCATCGAAGAGTGACCCTTCGAATCTCCGCCCGCCTCCTCCCCGGAATGCACGAACGCCGGCGCGGGCGGTAACCGATGTTCGAGACCCTCGAGAAGCTCGAGCTGCGGTACCGGGAAGTCGAGGCCCGACTCGCCGACCCTGCCACGCTCGAGAACCCGCAAGAGCTCGGGCGGCTCGCCAAAGAGCGGGCGGAGCTCGAGGAAATCGTCGGCCTCTACCGCGAGTACAAAAAAGTTCTCGAACAGATCGAGGACACGAAGCACCTCCTCGAGGAGGGCGACCACGAGATCCGCGAGCTCGCCAAAGCCGAGCTTCCCGCGCTGCGCGCCCGAAAGGAGGCGCTCGAGGAGGAGATCAAGCTCCGTCTCGTTCCGAAGGACCCGAACGACGAAAAAAACGTGATCCTCGAGATCCGGGCCGGCACGGGAGGCGAAGAGGCGGCGCTTTTCGCCGCCGAGCTTTTCCGCATGTACAGCCGGTACGCCGAAAAGAGAGGCTGGAAGGTCGAAGTGTTGAGCGCCCATCCCACGGGCATCGGCGGCATGAAAGAAGTGATCGCCCTCGTGGAGGGCCGGGGAGCGTACAGCCGGCTCAAGTTCGAAGGTGGCGTACACCGGGTGCAGCGAGTGCCCGTGACCGAAGCGTCGGGCCGCATCCACACCTCCGCCGTCACCGTCGCCGTCCTTCCCGAGGCCGACGAGGTCGAGGTCGAGATCGACGAGGCGAAGGACCTTCGCATCGACGTCTTCCGCTCCTCGGGCCCCGGCGGGCAGAGCGTGAACACGACGGACTCGGCCGTGCGGATCACGCACCTCCCGACCGGCCTCGTCGTCACGTGTCAGGACGAAAAATCGCAGCACAAAAACAAGGCGAAGGCACTCAAAATCCTCCGCTCCCGCCTCCTCGAGCGCGCGAGAGAAGAGCGGAAAAAAACGGAAGCCGCCACTCGTCGCAGCATGGTGGGCACGGGCGACCGGTCCGAACGCATCCGAACGTACAACTTCCCCCAGGGCAGGGTGACCGACCACAGGATCCACCTGACGCTCCACGACCTCCAGGGCGTTCTCGACGGGAACCTCGACCCCCTCCTCGACGCCCTCGCCGCCAGCGAGCGGGCACAGGCACTCGAGGCCGGGACGGCATGAAGCCTGCGTCGCCCAGCGTGTCCGAAGAACTCGCCCGGGCGACGCGGCGGCTTCTCGAGGCCGGCGTCGCGACGGCGCGGCTCGACGCCGAAGTCCTCCTCCGGCACGCCTGGCAGAAAAGCGAGGCGTGGTTGCACGCCCATCCCACCGAATCCGTCCCATCCGAGATCGTGACGCGCTTCCGGGCGCTCGTGGATCGGCGGGTCCGGCGCGAACCTCTCGCCTACGTCGTCGGAGGCAAGGAGTTCTGGTCCCTCTGGTTCGAGCTGGATTCTTCGGTATTGGTTCCGAGGCCCGAAACGGAACACCTCGTCGAGGCCGCCCTCGAGCTCCTGCGCGAAACCCCGACCCCCAGGATCGTCGACGCAGGATCGGGCTCGGGGTGTATCGCCGTGGCGCTCGGCACCGAGCGGCCGGACGCCTCCCTGCTCGCCGTGGACTCGGAAGCGGACGCGCTCGCCCTCGCGGCTCGCAACGTGTCGAGGTACGGCCTCGGTGACCGGGTCCGCCTGAGCCGGGCCGACCTCCGCCACGAAGCGCTCGACGGTCCTTTCGACCTCTTCGTTTCGAATCCCCCCTACGTGCCCAGTGCCAGGATTTCCGAGCTCGACCCCGAGATCTCGCGCTGGGAGCCGCGGGTGGCCCTCGACGGCGGCGAGGACGGACTCGAGCTCTTTCGTGCCTTCGTCGCGCGGGCCGCGCGAGCCCTCGGGCCGGGGGGATCGGTGGCGCTCGAGGTCGGAGAGGGGCAGGAGCGAGCGGTGGCGGAGATTCTTTCGTCGGCCGGGTTCGAGAACGTGCAGAGCCGTTGCGACTACGCCGGGCGACCGAGAGTCCTCACGGCGCGGAAAAGGGAGTGAGCGATGCCCATCGAGATCCTGGAAACCACGCAACCGGACTTCGCGGAGCGATTCGCGCGACTGCGGGAGCCCCGACCGGACGCCGAAAGCAGGCGGGAAAAGCAAGTGCGGGCCATCCTGGAGGCCGTTCGGGCCGAGGGAGACCGGGCGCTTTTGCGCTTCGCCGAGGAGTTCGACGGCACGAGACTCGCCCCCGAGCGCCTGCGCGTATCGGTCGAGGAGCTCCGCGAGGCGGAGCGGCAGCTCTCCCCGAAGGAGCGTGCGGCACTCAAGCTCGCCGCAAGACGTATCACGGGCTTTCACCGCAAACAGTTCGAACAGCAGAGGCACAAAACCTGGTCCGTACGGGACCCGGCGGGTCTCGTGCTCGGGGAAATCGTCTCCCCCCTGCGGAGGGTCGGGGTCTACGTGCCGGGAGGGCAGGCCTGCTATCCCTCGACGGCTCTCATGAACGCCATTCCGGCCCGGGTGGCGGGGGTGCGCGAAATCGTCCTGGTGACGCCGCCGCGCAAAGAAGGAGACCACCCGGCGGTCCTGGCCGCCGCTCGGCTCGCGGGCGTAACGGAGGTCTACCGGGTCGGAGGAGCGCAAGCCATCGCGGCTCTCGCTTACGGGACGGAAACCATCCGCAGGGTCGACAAGATCGTAGGCCCCGGCAACGCCTGGGTGCAGACGGCCAAGCGACTCGTCTACGGTACGGTGGACATCGACAAGCCGGCGGGGCCGAGCGAAATCCTGGTCGTGGCGGATCGTCGGGCGCCCGCGTCCTTCGTCGCGGCCGATCTTCTCGCGCAAGCCGAACACGGGAGCGGGGACGAGTGCGCCATCCTCCTCTCCCCTTCGCGCCCTCTCGTCGAGGCGGTGCGAGAAGAAATCCGCCGCCAGTTGCCTCTCCTCCCCCGCCGGAAGGAAATCGCCACGGTACTCCGCCGCCGTTCGGCGCTCGTCGTGGTTCGGTCGCTCGAGGAAGCTCTCTCGCTCGCCGAGGAGGTGAGCCCCGAGCATCTCGAGCTCCTCGTGGAAAAGCCCGAGCGGCTCCTGCCGCGCCTCAGGAACGCGGGGGCCATCTTTCTCGGCCCCTTCAGTCCGGCACCGCTCGGAGACTACCTGGCCGGGCCGAACCACGTGCTCCCGACCGGCGGCGCGGCACGCTTTGCCTCCCCGCTCGGCGTCTCCGACTTCGTCAAACGGACCAACCTCGTCGCCGCCTCCGCGGGCGGTCTTGCGAAACTGGGCCCCGCGGTCGTAACCTTGGCCGAGCTCGAATCCTACGCGGCGCACGCGGGCGCCATTCGCTCGAGGCTCGACTCGTGGAACGAAAGAAACGGGAAGTCCGCCCGGCGGGCAGGAAAAACCAAGGCCTGAGGGACGGGGCGACGCCGCAGGGTCGCCGGGCAGAGGTGCGCCGGACGACCCGCGAAACCGACGTAGCCGTCGCGATCGCGATCGACGGGCGGGGAGAAGCGAAGGTGGACACGGGGGTCCCCTTCCTCGACCACATGCTCGAGATCTTCGCGCGTCACGGCTTTTTCGACCTCGAAGTCCGGGCCCGGGGCGACCTGGCCGTCGACCAGCACCACACGGTCGAGGACGTGGGCCTCGTACTCGGACAGGCGTTGCGCGAAGCGCTCGGGGAGAAGTCCGGGATCCGGCGGTTCGGGAACGCTTCCTGTCCCCTCGACGAAGCTCTCGTCGAAGCCGTCGTCGACCTGAGCGGCCGCCCCTTCCTCCGCTACGCACTCGAACTGCGGCACGAGCGCGTGGGGAGCTTCGACACGGAGCTCGTGCACGACTTCTTTCTCGCCCTGGTGAACCAGGCCCGGATGAACCTCCACCTGGTGCAGAAGAGCGGCCGCAACCCGCACCACATCATCGAAGCCTCCTTCAAGGCGCTCGCCCGGGCTCTCGACCAGGCAACGAGCCTCGACCCTCGGGTCCAGGGGGTCCTCTCGACGAAGGGAACGCTTTGAGTCCGGCCTCGGGCCTCCGGCCATGACCCTACCCGGCCCCATCGTGATCGTCGATTACGGGATGGGAAACCTGCGCTCGGTGGAAAAGGGGTTCGAGCGAGCGGGGTTTTCCGCCGTCGTCTCCCGGGATCCGGACACGATCGAGAGCGCACCCGCCGTGGTGCTCCCCGGCGTCGGCGCTTTCGGAGCGTGCATGAGGAACCTCGAGGAGTACGGGCTCGCGCGCACGGTCCGGCGCGTCGTCGAACGCGGCACGCCCTTTCTCGGCATCTGCCTCGGGATGCAGCTTCTTTTCGAGTGGAGCGAGGAGTTCGGGCCGGTGCGCGGCCTCGGCCTCCTTCCCGGACGCGTCGTGCGCTTTCCCGCGGGCGAGCTTCCCGTCCCCCACATGGGGTGGAACTCGGCTCCGGAAAACCAAAGAGCCGTGCCGCTCCTCGACGGAGATTCCGGAAGGCGCCTACGTCTACTTCGTGCACTCCTACTACGTGGTGCCCGAAGACCCCGCGCTCACGGCCGCCACGACCGAATACGGTCTCGACTTTTCGGCCTGCGTTGCCCGCGAGAACGTCGTGGCGACGCAGTTCCACCCGGAGAAAAGCCAGCGTGTCGGGCTCCGCATCCTCGAGAACTTCGCCCGGGCGGCGCTTCGGCCATGATCCGCGACTCCTCCCCTACGTCCCGGCAGCAAGAACTCCTCGTCGTCCCGGCCGTCGACGTGAAAGGAGGCCGATGCGTGCGCCTTTTGCGGGGAGAGATGGACGCCGAGACGGTATACTTCGAAGATCCCGTGGCGGCCGCCCTGCGGTGGGCCTCGGAAGGGGCGCTCTACCTCCACGTCGTGGACCTCGACGCCGCGGTCCACGGCTCGAGCACGAACGACGACGTTCTCGCGCGGATCTGCCGCGAAGTACCGGTTCCGGTCCAGGTGGGCGGCGGCATCCGGACGGTCCGCAGGGCGCTCGAGGTTCTCGACTGGGGGGCCGACCGGGTCGTCCTCGGCACGGCTGCGCTCGAGGACCCGGAGGTCGTCGCCGAAGCCGCGCGTCGCTGCGAGGGGCGGATCGCCGTGGCCATCGACGCGCGCGGGGGCCGTGTCGCGGTGAGGGGATGGACCCGAACGAGCGACGTGCCCGCCGTCGAGCTCGCCCGGCGGGTCGAAGAGCTCGGGGCTTCGCGCATCGTGTACACGGAGATCGCGAAAGACGGGACGCTCGAAGGCGTCGACACGCGGGAAATCCGGCAGGTCGCAGAAGCCGTCCGCATTCCCGTCACCGCGTCCGGAGGCGTGGGCTCCCTCGACGACATTCGGCGGCTCCGCGACCTTCTTCCCGCGGGAGTCGATTCGGTCATCGTCGGCCGCGCCCTCTACGCCGGGGCCTTTCGGCTCGCCGACGCGCTGCGGGTCGCGAGGGGAAGCGATGCTCGCTAGGCGCATCATTCCCTGCCTCGACGTGAAAGACGGCCGAGTGGTCAAGGGCGTGAACTTCGTGGGTCTCCGCGACGCGGGCGACCCCGTCGAGATCGCGCAGAGGTACGACGAAGAGGAAGCCGACGAGCTCACGTTCCTGGACATCACCGCCTCGTACGAGCGAAGAAAAATCCTGCTCGACGTGGTCGCGCGCACGGCGGAGACGGTCTTCATGCCGCTCACGGTGGGAGGCGGCGTGCGCGAAATCGAAGACGTGCGCGCGCTCCTGCGCGCCGGGGCCGACAAGGTAGCGATCAACACGGCCGCCGTCGAA carries:
- the rpmE gene encoding 50S ribosomal protein L31 produces the protein MKEGIHPKYEPARIVCACGNVIETRSTVPTIHVEICSNCHPFYTGKQKLVDTAGRVERFRRKYGIEE
- the prfA gene encoding peptide chain release factor 1; its protein translation is MFETLEKLELRYREVEARLADPATLENPQELGRLAKERAELEEIVGLYREYKKVLEQIEDTKHLLEEGDHEIRELAKAELPALRARKEALEEEIKLRLVPKDPNDEKNVILEIRAGTGGEEAALFAAELFRMYSRYAEKRGWKVEVLSAHPTGIGGMKEVIALVEGRGAYSRLKFEGGVHRVQRVPVTEASGRIHTSAVTVAVLPEADEVEVEIDEAKDLRIDVFRSSGPGGQSVNTTDSAVRITHLPTGLVVTCQDEKSQHKNKAKALKILRSRLLERAREERKKTEAATRRSMVGTGDRSERIRTYNFPQGRVTDHRIHLTLHDLQGVLDGNLDPLLDALAASERAQALEAGTA
- the prmC gene encoding release factor glutamine methyltransferase — translated: MKPASPSVSEELARATRRLLEAGVATARLDAEVLLRHAWQKSEAWLHAHPTESVPSEIVTRFRALVDRRVRREPLAYVVGGKEFWSLWFELDSSVLVPRPETEHLVEAALELLRETPTPRIVDAGSGSGCIAVALGTERPDASLLAVDSEADALALAARNVSRYGLGDRVRLSRADLRHEALDGPFDLFVSNPPYVPSARISELDPEISRWEPRVALDGGEDGLELFRAFVARAARALGPGGSVALEVGEGQERAVAEILSSAGFENVQSRCDYAGRPRVLTARKRE
- the hisD gene encoding histidinol dehydrogenase → MPIEILETTQPDFAERFARLREPRPDAESRREKQVRAILEAVRAEGDRALLRFAEEFDGTRLAPERLRVSVEELREAERQLSPKERAALKLAARRITGFHRKQFEQQRHKTWSVRDPAGLVLGEIVSPLRRVGVYVPGGQACYPSTALMNAIPARVAGVREIVLVTPPRKEGDHPAVLAAARLAGVTEVYRVGGAQAIAALAYGTETIRRVDKIVGPGNAWVQTAKRLVYGTVDIDKPAGPSEILVVADRRAPASFVAADLLAQAEHGSGDECAILLSPSRPLVEAVREEIRRQLPLLPRRKEIATVLRRRSALVVVRSLEEALSLAEEVSPEHLELLVEKPERLLPRLRNAGAIFLGPFSPAPLGDYLAGPNHVLPTGGAARFASPLGVSDFVKRTNLVAASAGGLAKLGPAVVTLAELESYAAHAGAIRSRLDSWNERNGKSARRAGKTKA
- the hisB gene encoding imidazoleglycerol-phosphate dehydratase, which encodes MERKKREVRPAGRKNQGLRDGATPQGRRAEVRRTTRETDVAVAIAIDGRGEAKVDTGVPFLDHMLEIFARHGFFDLEVRARGDLAVDQHHTVEDVGLVLGQALREALGEKSGIRRFGNASCPLDEALVEAVVDLSGRPFLRYALELRHERVGSFDTELVHDFFLALVNQARMNLHLVQKSGRNPHHIIEASFKALARALDQATSLDPRVQGVLSTKGTL
- a CDS encoding hypothetical protein (possible pseudo, frameshifted) produces the protein MHSYYVVPEDPALTAATTEYGLDFSACVARENVVATQFHPEKSQRVGLRILENFARAALRP
- the hisA gene encoding 1-(5-phosphoribosyl)-5-[(5-phosphoribosylamino) methylideneamino] imidazole-4-carboxamide isomerase — protein: MIRDSSPTSRQQELLVVPAVDVKGGRCVRLLRGEMDAETVYFEDPVAAALRWASEGALYLHVVDLDAAVHGSSTNDDVLARICREVPVPVQVGGGIRTVRRALEVLDWGADRVVLGTAALEDPEVVAEAARRCEGRIAVAIDARGGRVAVRGWTRTSDVPAVELARRVEELGASRIVYTEIAKDGTLEGVDTREIRQVAEAVRIPVTASGGVGSLDDIRRLRDLLPAGVDSVIVGRALYAGAFRLADALRVARGSDAR